The genomic segment GTCTTAAACTCGAGCAAGTCTTTCGGCTCAGCCGATTGGAAGGCACTATCCGAGTCCTGGATGAGCTCATCGCCGAAGGTTTTTTCTGGCGAAGTGACGCATGACTCGTCTACTTGCTGAGCATGCCTCGTGCGAAGAACAGGTCTCCCGTATGGTGGTGCCCAACTTACCCGAAGGTGATTACGAACCTTTGGGAGAGTCTGACTTCCCGCGCATCACGGACGTCTGGGCCTACCGAGCTTGCCTGGAGAGGCTGAGGTGTTACGTCAACTACTTGGAGTCAACGGAACATTTCTTCCGCGAAATCCATGCCATAGAAGGTCCATGTGCATTCTTGGAGGAGAAGGTGTCCAAGGGCTCCGAAGTGCCGATGGAAAGGCTTGAAGCCTTAAGGCGGGAGCGTCAGATCTGGCAATCTGAACTGAGCAAGCTGGTGGTGAAAGAAGCAAAAGGAAAACGAAAACGAAAGGTCgtgtctattattaggttaacttggtttcctgccaaaatattgctttacggctgagttatagttttacgcgAAAACGAAATGTCATGTCGATACATGTGAtgactgagttatagtgagttatgactgagttgttacacaaaataattagataGCGGAAAACAAAAGTTTTCGTCGATTAGTAtggcggctgagttataatccttgacagctgagttattacacaaaataaaataaatctccctaactatagagcacaagttttcgcattgtgctcaacttgcttacatcgcgaacatgcgtgttgctttctagggcgtttattttcaatggcaacttccaaagatgatttaatcctacgcttctttggccttcctggctggttcacaacaataggaggcaagcacttctgattatccacagcttcaggagcagggaatgattcatctggaggcatgattgaaccagcccatccgttaaccaaatcgacactcctaaatttcggatcgcacatggatatacgagacacatccatatgctctacagctgcgattgcatggatgcatggtattttcttGTGGTTGAAACGACGGCATGTGCAACTTTTGTTTACAATATGCAAAGATTATCCATATGTCACTTGCACACGTACATCATCAATCGTTTGTACCTCCATAAGTCATGCTACGGTGACACAGTCCTAGTagggagtagaacaaaaaaaaaagttttaggctgagttatgaaaacaattacggCTGAGTCATTGAAACAactatggctgagttatgaaaactataatggTTATGGTTGAGATAAGGAAACAATTACGGTTGAGATATGATAattgttatggctgagttatcaacattgacgactgacttatgtaaacttacctgtaacagtttctcaacacctcgagtgagcgttgttagctgcgatttcgcatcctctctccgtttagaaaaccatctggtcatcatattcCGTATCGATTCTAGCAGTCGAACTATGAGAAaacttctagcatttgacagtggatggttcattgattctgcaatattcgttGTTGTTAAATTGTACCTTCCACCCGAGAAATGAATTcgcgcccacattcggacaccagctCGTTGGAGATATCCATGTAGTTTGGGatgacgtgcttcaatctcattgaaagcctcattaaaatcagtttgcCTAAAACACCTTGCCGCATTTTTCACCAaagggaacaaatgttttcctttgaacttcaccaagatgttcttatacaaatggtaagtgcaaattccacgcGAAGCCAACGGATACACTTGACCAATTGCTTTCCCTATTGACTTATATCTGTCGGAGATTATCGCAAGATTCTTTTCGTCAggaatggcaactttgagttgtgtaaaaaaccaacgccaagactcatcattttcagtgtcaacaacaggcaaagctaatgggaaaatttgaaagttaccatcctgagctaaggctgttagaagcgtccctttgtaactaccatggagaaacgttccgtcgacaacaacaacttttcACATGAAAGAAAACCCAgcaatactcgcaccaaaagaaataaaaaaatatttgaatctatcttcatcatctatttgAAGACGCGTGACTGTACCCGGATTTTCCCTTCTTAACTTGTACATGTAAGAAGGCAACTCGCTAAAACTATCCTCAGGAGTTCCCTGATCGATCTGCCTTGCATTCAAcagcgttcgatatgccttccaataacccatatgttgacaccaacaaattaataaatcagccataatataTAGATAACTCAACCGACACATTCAAATAAGTTAGCCCTTAATAATCAATAAATCAGCTGTAACatgtaaataactcagcctatacatacTTATAAGTCAGCTGTAAAGAATCAATATGTAAATAACTATCAATAAGTCAGTTGaaacatagtaattacctttaaactaaattgcttattgaaaatgactccgacacttttaggtttaacatccggaccaagatcaccaagatagtccctCTAAAGACCTGCCAATAAATCAGCTATTGATTGGCGGGATCTAATAGAACGTTCCATCATagaacatgtgtgttccgaatcgtatacacgaacatgaaaatccgggtcatccccttgtacatatgcacgaactctccaaagACATCCTTCAACCCAGCACCAAAAAACCACTTGTCTCGGATTTGATACTggtacattaaaataaaatccatccctaaccgaaataagtttcacgtgattcctgaactCCTTTTTGCTCCTGTATCATTTTCCTACAGCATTTTTTAGTGTTGACACCTCCAACCTAATAGCCTTAGGATTCATCTTCGATccggcaaagttatcatctttatgagctttcttctgaggaggcggagtaggtgggtcttcctctttactctgaggctcgcccaatacataaaacttctcatcatcagatgactcaccatcggagtcatctaaaacatcaaatcgggttgaaaattcatcgtcttcttctttgtcagatgctacttcgacagcttcttcttcttcgttttctttgtcaacaatcttaccataatcaaaacaagtgccttcaaatcccccaccgtacACTTCGTATGTAGATTCTACTTTCGAGTCACTGCTTGgccgaatcatacttcctctagctccactagtttctgtagactctttcgccaaaaactctacacagagacaTAGCTGTTCGGTTTTCCATAACCCCAGAAAACATTGtaactgtcgatcattggagacaaaaactgttggagtatcatgcgccatatGTTTCAGTGTgttgttcgagaacatgtagctcagctttagctcatggctaaacgcgtccaatccgtagtcttcaagaacaagctccacaagcttgtcgtgtgttgtgcctccatctatatgcgcaactatacaccctctatcgtcggtgttaaatacatatccctgtgtctttacccaattaccggaaacaactagtactggaactggatccatgaaagaaaatgaagaacaaggtgaagaagaagtagaagaacaaggtgaagaagaagtagacgaacaaggtgaataagaaggtaaataactcacttattaaccagttgaagaacaagagtcgaaagacgtttcgtatttccggagaaaaaagatgatgacatggaatgctgacatggatgctgcGTCCGACGTgacaagtcagccatcaaacaattaataactcagcctaaataaaactcagccatcaaacaaattataactcagtcacaacatgaaaaatattacagtaattaaaaagcaaaaaaattgctgccaaattcagccgcttcatcaattgaatatatgtaactcagccgtgtcgtttaaccgtaactgaataacattctagtaattaatcttttgctactaagtcagccgttAAATGGCtcagttgtacgataagtcagcctatcacggctgagttatagtttttttaccataactcagccgtcacaacatctcataagtcagccatttttTATAACTCAGTCAATCGGAAAATAGTAACTCAgtcgtgtcgtagtgataacttagccaaaattttgacaactcaaccatcgggtgaaaactcagccataaggacggctgagttagaacataactcagccagattttaataagtcagctgGCCATCCGctattactcaaatgtttttcaataactcagccgcaacatatctataactcagccgcaacatacctctgtaacgcgttacggctgagttatggttacatgtcaacgatttctgacgtggcgtctgacatggcaatgacatttttgtaattacgtttttccgGTAACCTAAAACAGGGGCACGCtgttttgaaaatacccgaaatattctagtaataaatttgtttttttagattatggtaatattacctaaaatgagtaacatttgagtaaatcaccattttaacaacaacaaataaagacATTTGATGTaatgaaataattttcttttctaagaTGTTATGACAATATATCTTAAGAAAATTGCttggaaagaataaaaatgatGTTAAGAAAAATGAGTACCAAAGTGattttgaactttgaagcaAGTTGAATTGTTTCAAGTGCTCGAGTTAAAGAAACATGGCAAAAACACATCCACCTTTCAGATTTTGAAAATGCAATCATAACCAAAATGCTGAGAATATATGCTTTGCAACTAGAATTTGGGACTAGTATGGTCGGTATATGGACGGTAGGTAACAAGAAGCAAGCTATTAAATTTTAACATTGCAAGAGCTATGTTTACATTTCGAAGTTAGGGATCATAGAAGGACTTTTGTAGTCTCCAAATCTTACATAGATTACAGCAGCAGATATTGAGATTTTGAAATCATAAATCTTACAACAATTTTTATCCTACAATGAAAATGCAGtgtacatcttttttttttctttggtcaaacTCTTCAATAGTGTGTACATCAAGAAGATAAATTACAAAAGTCAAATTCGGTTGCTTTGGGggaaaaccaaactaaaccggaaGGAATGTAAAAGAATCGTTTCTTTAAAGAATCACAAATGTGAACCGGATGACGAGCCGTCATGGCTGCTCAAATCCCAGTTGTGTTTCTTCTTGTGTTCGAAGTTCTGAAAGCATGTCAATGGCCTCatctgagaaaaaaagaaaataaacatgtagaagaagaaacagatcagagagacaatcaaacaaaacacagaaGCCAAGAAACAAACTCAATGATCTGTGTGTTCTATATAGAGTTGAAGAAACAGACCCTCCATTGTCGCTTGTGACCCATGTGGTGAAGAATGGACTCAAGCCGTTTAATGATCTCTCTGAAAGTAGGTCGTTTTGCAGGTTTCTCATGCCAGCATTCTTCTATCAACCTATGGATTATTCAAAAATCGGATCGAGTCCAACCGATTTAAAACATGAACCAAACCAATCAAATGATGCACAACTGTTTCTtggtgaaagagagaagaaagactcACGTTTTAAGACCATGTGGGTACTGCTTTGATGGAGCTTTAAACAATGGTCGCGCTTTGCCAGCATAAGCATCAGAAACTTCACTGTCTTCCTTTTCAGCAAACGGCATACAGCCTTCGATCATCTAAATATCCAACATGTAAAGGAATCAATGACAGGAACAGGTAAAAAAGCAAACCGGAGAGAAGAAACTGAGAAGATTTGTGTATATTACTTACCTCTTGAACAATCAATGCAAATGAGAAAACATCAGCTTTTGTATCGTATTCTTCACTAGTGAAAACCTCCGGAGCGATATATCGACCTATATAATGTGGATAACATTTATCACAACATATCCAGTAATCAAGATTCTTGACCAAGAATTAAAACTCCCAAATTTACAGTAACTAAGACAAGtgctaaaaaaaaacttacaagaaGTATCTTGACATGTGAAAGGCTTGTCTTCTTTAACAGTAACAAGCTTGCTTACTCCAAAGTCTGCAACTTTCAGATGCCCTGAGTCATCCCGTAAAATGTTTctgcaaacatatatagttttacattTGTCAGAGAAAAAAAGAGCTTGTGATCAAGAAAAAAACCCGCTGATATGGATAGTGTGAACTCACGAAGGTTCAAGATCGCGGTGGATTATAGGGTCTCCTTTGATCTCGTGAAGATAGCTCATTCCCCTAGATATTTTTAAACAGGTAAGAGTTACAAAAGAATctaataaacatttataaaatatgaagAAGGGGCATgcatatattgctttaaatcaCATACCTTGCAATATCAAGGGCATATCTAACAGCATTAGCTGGTTTCAATTGTCCTTTTCTTTTGAGCAATTCACGCAAATCTCCCTGACGTATAATATATAATGAGATCGTTTCGAGAAactaaagagaacaaaaaaaaaagatataaaatctaGCAGAAAAGGTCAGTACCCTGGGCAAGTATTCAGTCACAATCATCATTGGATTACTTTGAGTTACAGCACCAAGAAACTGCACAATGTTTGGATGCCTAAGCCTTTGGAGCAATGCAAGCTCATCGTGAAATTTCCTCCTGCGCACACAATACACAACAAGATTATGGTAAGGAACTGGAACCTACAACCTTATTCTATTCCCTCTTACAAGATTCATTCACTTACACTTGATCATCATCGCTCAAAACTTCATCATCGAGCTTTTTCACCGCAACTTGAATGCCACGCCACATTGCCATACAGTAAGTTCCCTAAAACAAGAAGCTTCATACCATTAGACtgaaagaaactgaaaaacaCATCAATGGAAAGATCCATCATAGACAAGGACATGTATTCTTTACCTTTGTTATCTCTTTGCTTTGAGTGAAATCAAGCTCATTAGGATTGATTTCATACTCAGGGACTTCACGAGGAGTCCTCACGTGCATTGGAGCAACCTGAAACATACAAATGTGTCAACTAtaatcagaacaaaaaaaaatccaaccttCCAAACAAACATCATATTCAGCTAGATTCTTACCGGATGCTTAGCTCCATGTATCTCAAGAATCTTGATAACATCAATGTTCTTGTAAAATATCGCATCTGCAAGAGGCTGTTTTCAAAACATGTATTAGATAACATCATCATCTATATCTCTATCCATCATCATTACACAACAAAACcagataggaaaaaaaaaaaaaaaggaatcatcTTTTCTTACAGTGCTTCCCCAACGATCTTTAGGATCAACATCAGCTTTGCGATCAAGAAGAAGCTCAACAACATCTTTCAAACCTTGACAAGCCGCAACATGAAGAGCAGTACGATCATCAATGTCTCTGTAATTAGCATCGATACCTGAATCAAGAAGCTCCTTAATCCCTTCAATGTCACCTTCATTAGACAAGTACATTAGTCTCACACCACCGTCGATCTCTTCTCCATCCTCTAACACCTCTTCTTCCGAGTGAATTGACGGCTCCGGAACCTTATCCGGCGCCATCGAAGATTGACGACCAATCGTAAACCTCGGAACTAGGTACTCTTCTTCCATTTACacaatagcaaaaaaaaaaacccccccagaaaaacaaatttgatcctTAAACCCTTGGATTTGTATCCGATAATCTCGGAGCGGGTCaatgaaaaatcaaacctttttgATACCCTTTTGAGAAAAACCCGATTTAACACAATCTTGAGAAGAAATTGAACGAAGAAATCAAAAAAGGTTTGTGCTTTTTGGTGTGACTTtacaaagaattaaacaaagTGGCGAAATTTATAGGTGGGTGGATGGATGCCGTAATGGAGAAGAGAAAGCTTTACAAGTCATTGGAGACGAAAAGGAGACGAACCTACAGCTTCTGTGTTGCGCGTGTCTGTCACGTGGTTAGAAGCGCGTTTGATGGAAAAgttcattttatttgtaaaaggAGACGTCATGTCTGGCGCCACGGTAAGAATGCGTTGACGAAAAGTGGGTAAGATAGATCTGAACCGTTGATTTTAACAGCGTCAGATGAAAAGTAACGGTGTAGATTAGCCCGCACGTGTTTGGATTCCATTCGGTTAAACGGCCGCGTTTTAACTTGAGCCGACCGACGCTTTTGCTGGTGTTGTATGTTTGTAACCAAGCTGGCTCGTGAATAAAGTCATGTATTAAGATAAGAATCATAAGATACATCACAGTTCTATTTCCGTTTGAATTCCCAAAATTGATTCACATTTTTTCCACTTGTTTAATAGTATTTTTCAATTTCCAGGCTACTTTagttgtttcttatttttatagcCACTTTATTTGGccaagggaaaaaaaataaaacactaatTGGATAAGGTATACATGCTAAGTATGTGATCCTATTTATTGAGGTGTATATTTGAATAGGTAAAGATTGACATGTTCATCctcatctttttatttgtcaaaattTCATCATATCACAAAAACTCGTTTAACTATTCGATGTCACAACATGTGAATTTGTATGGTTTTAGCATCTTTTCTAGTTTTgtattcctttttttgtttgtcaacctTTATGTTTATCTATTTTTTCATATGTAACAGCAACTAACATGCAAGGTCAAGATTTTGACATTCTTATTTTAAGACATGGGTATATATACTTAAACTATGTAAATAATCAATTTGTTGTCTTAAATGACAAGTTGACTTATTTATAGCTCATATTTTCCTGCTGAAAAcagttttataattattctcTCTTGATTTCAATCAAaccttttcgtttttttctaaGTGATTTAGTAACAAATGTCAACTATACATTCCAAATTGGTTCCTACTCTAATAGGGATATTTTTATAGCAAtcatttgataattaattaaaatgagaAAAGAGTATTCTCATTAGATACATATAAGATGTCATAGCATCATATTGACTAGAAGTTAGTTAGATATGTGAAAAAATTTAAACGACAATTTATAATGAAAtgcaaaatattatatatgtatatagtagaCTGGGAACAACTCCTTTAGGGATTTCCAGCCAACTCTTACCGAGTCACTTTGGTCCGAGTGTTTCTACGTGTACATGAAGAAATTTTAGTTTCAACGAATGGCAAGTTGTTTAACTATATCTATTTCCTCCTCCTAGAATTATTTATAATCATTCTTATCTTTAGTTTCAATTCAAACTTTTCTAAGTCATTTTAGTAACAAATGTCAACAAGACTCCAAAATGGTTCctgattgtgtttttattactattattatttcttgAATCATCTTATTATGATATTATCAGTTTGATAAGATTCCAGTAGTTTAAATCCTTGACTATTTCACCCTTCTTCATTATGCTCATGTATGTATAGACCAAACCACTAgttaacaagaaaacaaaaggaatattCCCACAAGATGCATATACATTATGCTCATAGTAACATAGAAATtagaattaattaataaatgtcATTTTATCACAAGACCTTTTCATAAAGCAGAGGCAAACATGCATTTATTTTAAACCATACCGAGCCGAACCAAGAAACATCATAAACCGATCCAGCTGATATAAACCGAATACATAAGCCATACAGTTatctttactttattattatatttaagaaATTAGATTATGTTCGTCAATTTTCACCCAAGATCCAACGTCTGCATCGGTTATCCATAATGCAACTCGATTGATCCGAAAGTTCAATCCGTCGAGACTCGGATCAAGCGCGTAAGCTTTCTCTAACgcgttcttcttctctccatccGTTAGATCGCCGTAGAGTATACTCATATGTGGCACGTAAACTGCAACATCCCAACATTAATTTCACACACACACGTAAACAGAAAGAGATGTACAATAAAACAGGTTTCTTGGTAAAACATTCTAACATATGATTAAATGTTGTTCACAATATTAACAGTTCAATTATATATACTTcccaataaattatttaaaatccgATTAATAATTAGAGATTGGATCATACATTTTCCGGTCATGGGTTTGAAGTGGGCCATAAAATGTCCGGCAGCATTCATTACCTgtaaacataacacaaacaatGTTTGTACGTATACCGCTTTTGGTCACAAATCTTTGGGGTTGCTTTTTCCTAGCTTagtaattttagaaatttatgaaactgtatgatttttttctaaaaggtCATTTTATATTCACGGTGTCATAAAGTTTCCATTTCGGTATATATATGATCtgtcaaaaataattatgaaaaaaatgatgTAGTGTAGCAGCGACTTGACTTACCTCTACGGTGTGCCGGAGAGACAGGTAAATACATTGAAAATGAGAAGTTCCGGCGGAGACTTGGTCAACGGTGGCAGGATACGCCTTAAAACCTTCACAAGCCGCCTTGAACATCCGTTTAGCCTCGCTGGCCGTAAGTTTGTAAGGTAAAGGTCCAACGAGGGTTAAGTGTGGATCAAACAGTGGACCACCGAACTCTGACCTAAGCCCTTCCATTACCCTCCGAAACCGATCGTCAACCTCACCCTCCGGTACCGCCCAGACCGAATACATggccttctcctcctcctcctcagcctCCTGCGTTTGTGGCGGTTGTAGTGGCGTTGCGCTTTCTTCCGTCATTGTCCCTTTCCCTCCCCCAAGACTTGTCTCAATGTTACTGTATGTATATAAGAAATAGCTGCCATGATTTAAGTATATAAACATTATTCATAGCCGTAACAGCTTCTCATAATCTGCCTTTTCGATTGACTTTTAACAAAATGTCTTTTCGAGTAATCAATCAAAGCTTTAGACGTTGACGCAAATGTTATAGAATTATGAAAACACTTGaaaatacttgttttttttttggttaaacactttaaaaagacttgtgatttgttttgtattcgCTAAATATGCTATCACCATGCTAGTTTGTTAGGAAGGTTTGGGTATAAATACGTTGCGGAGTTGTATAATTAGTAACATTATTTATTCAATCTTTAGAGAGAGACGATACATTGCTCCAAAGCAAGTTTATTGAAACCTTATTATTACAGAGTCAGAACCAAACTCGTTGTATTTCTTAAGGACTGAGATTGCATACAGCCACTCTCTCCCATGACTCTAGAGTCTTGTCTTCGGTATCCGTTTTGCATAGAGCGAGTCTGTTTAACCGGAAACTCAGGCCATCGAGGGTGTTATCGAGTGTGTAAGCTTTCTCCTgcgctttcttcttctcctcttctgtTAACTCGGCGTAAAGCAGGCTCAAATGCGGCATGTAAGCTGCAATCATTTATAGACAAAGAAAGATTCTTTCAAAAAACATATGGACTCATGAATCTAATATGAGAGAGATTACCCTCCAGAGTACCACCATGCCTTCCCCAAATGTATTAGACTTTATAACCTTATATCAGATACATTCGATTTCGATACTAAACCAAGTCCGATATGGTTTCAAAATGATAATTTAAGCAAAAAGATATACTTCCCCCTTCAAGGCTAATTTTCAACACTTCCCCTAACATTTCAAGTTCAACGAAACATTGTTAATGGTCTTCACCTTAGATCTCCCAAATTTTTTAACATTAGACTTACCTAATAATACCTTGGAGCTAGCTAAAATGATGATCTAAAGCTTTGATTTACATAAACAACAAGATTTCAGGTGAAGCGAGCTTACGTGTGGCAGTGGAGCATTTGAAATGGTTCTTACAGTGTTCACCAGCTTCCATTACCTGTAAATAAACAGAACAAACATTACAGTACAGATCATACCTCCATAAGGTTCCAAAACCATTATTAAAGccacaaatcaaacaaaccccAAGATTTCAATATGTAATCTTACTCATCCCAGATGATAAATTCTAGTCAATACCCaagattttaattaaacatTTCTCTCAGAAAGATCGAATCTTGAAAGGAAAAGTCTGGAACTTTTTATATACCTCTGGGGTGGATTTGAGAAGCAAGTAAACGCACTGAAAGAAGAAAGTTCCGGTGGAGACGCGATCAACGGTGGCTGTGTAAGATTTAAGACCGTCGCAAGCTGATTCGAACAACTTCTTGGCTTCCTCTGCAGTCAGAGTGGCTACGGCGACGGTGACGTGAGGCTCGAAACTTGGGCCAGTGAATTCAGATCTCAGAGCTTCCATAAGCTTTCTGAATCGCGGCTCTGATTCCTCATCCGGTAATGCCCACAACGAGTATACGTCCTTCTTCGCCTCCTCCATGGATCGGTCAATGCTCTTTGATCCCAAAATATGATGAGAAGTGAAGTCATATTTATTAGTTTGATAATCATCAgggaaaactttaaaaagtcaTATTAAACTATATTCCCCATAGACGACGAAACGAAAGTGTTAATTACGACGACGTATTGAGGATACAATAAACTAAACTCTGATGGGCCTGccttcatcagaaactttaCAAGGCCTTTTAGAAATCCGATATTGAAAACGCACGACTTGTGTGATGATTGATTAACATATTTGACGCTTATGATAGAGATTTAAATGATTAATCATTACTACTTCCGAATGATGTCTAGATTACCGAAATAGTTGGTCTTGTAGACGACTAGTATGCGACATGCCACGTACAATAATTACGTCAGTATCTAAAGACTACGGAAAACATGTTTTCCCAACTAAAGTGGCATTGATCAAGATACAAATAACTACACCAAGGCTAATCTATTAATTATGGCACGTTCACTCGCAAAAATCAACGCTACAATCAGTATTTTATATAGTCTTATTTTGGATTGTACGTTGTTAGGTACAAGACCTATATAAAGAGCAATATAAAGCATACAAACTTGTATCTACTGTTATGGCATGTAGTATGAGTTTACGAACTTGTATAGTGTCGGAGATTTCATAAAAAAACATGCACGCATAAAAAAGGTCACGGAAAGGGAGCTGTTCTCTTCATATCTGTCTCAACGACATCAAGCGCAAAGCCTTTTCTGAACCGAACCCAATAATCAGCaaccagattcttcttctccggtcCAGAGATCCCATCTCTCGACGGCTTCAACGCTTCCGTCGAGATTCCAtgttcttcatctctctttttcacCATCTCCGGTTTTATTCTCCCAAGATTCACATCTTGTGGCGACACCATTAGTGATGGTACTCCTAGTGGTAATCTATcccctaaaacaaaacaaaaacctaagcTATTAGGTTTTACAAGGTTGGTTTTACCTAACAAACACAAGGTAGGTTTTAAGCTCATATCTCATCATATTAAAATACAAGGTTGGTTTTGCCTAAATTTTACAAGACTATAATTAGTTACCTCGGTCAATCTGCCATGTACACCAAAATTTTCCGTATGATTTGGCAAGATTTTTAAGCTCCGGCTTTGCAACCATCTCCGGGACCCTTGGAGTTACTAGAAGAGCCATTTGGATCTACAAAACAACACTTAATTTCTGTCAATTTCGATTTTTCGGTAGTtgatatataaaacatataccGGAAATGTATTGAAATGAACCTCGTAGTCATGCGAGTGCCAGAGCTTCTGTTCCTCCGGTGAGAGACTTTCGAATAACTTCTCCGACACTATATATTCGATCCCTAAAAATTTCAtacaataacaaatataattcgTAAGTCATAAAACAGTCTCAAAACAAAAGCTTTAATATTCAAGTTACCGCATTCATACTTATAATAGTTAATGACTATATACGCTA from the Camelina sativa cultivar DH55 chromosome 12, Cs, whole genome shotgun sequence genome contains:
- the LOC104731684 gene encoding oil body-associated protein 2B: MASSDKIPVACPASSGDGKEPMGDPTKTTTTILDKGTAMMQSMKPIRQMSLHVCSFACYSHDPGRHMEVHIYGHRVNQDFLQCAVYDSNSAKAHLIGIEYIVSEKLFESLSPEEQKLWHSHDYEIQMALLVTPRVPEMVAKPELKNLAKSYGKFWCTWQIDRGDRLPLGVPSLMVSPQDVNLGRIKPEMVKKRDEEHGISTEALKPSRDGISGPEKKNLVADYWVRFRKGFALDVVETDMKRTAPFP
- the LOC104731683 gene encoding cyclic phosphodiesterase — protein: MEEAKKDVYSLWALPDEESEPRFRKLMEALRSEFTGPSFEPHVTVAVATLTAEEAKKLFESACDGLKSYTATVDRVSTGTFFFQCVYLLLKSTPEVMEAGEHCKNHFKCSTATPYMPHLSLLYAELTEEEKKKAQEKAYTLDNTLDGLSFRLNRLALCKTDTEDKTLESWERVAVCNLSP
- the LOC104731681 gene encoding serine/threonine-protein kinase STY8; this encodes MEEEYLVPRFTIGRQSSMAPDKVPEPSIHSEEEVLEDGEEIDGGVRLMYLSNEGDIEGIKELLDSGIDANYRDIDDRTALHVAACQGLKDVVELLLDRKADVDPKDRWGSTPLADAIFYKNIDVIKILEIHGAKHPVAPMHVRTPREVPEYEINPNELDFTQSKEITKGTYCMAMWRGIQVAVKKLDDEVLSDDDQVRKFHDELALLQRLRHPNIVQFLGAVTQSNPMMIVTEYLPRGDLRELLKRKGQLKPANAVRYALDIARGMSYLHEIKGDPIIHRDLEPSNILRDDSGHLKVADFGVSKLVTVKEDKPFTCQDTSCRYIAPEVFTSEEYDTKADVFSFALIVQEMIEGCMPFAEKEDSEVSDAYAGKARPLFKAPSKQYPHGLKTLIEECWHEKPAKRPTFREIIKRLESILHHMGHKRQWRMRPLTCFQNFEHKKKHNWDLSSHDGSSSGSHL
- the LOC104731682 gene encoding cyclic phosphodiesterase-like, coding for MFIYLNHGSYFLYTYSNIETSLGGGKGTMTEESATPLQPPQTQEAEEEEEKAMYSVWAVPEGEVDDRFRRVMEGLRSEFGGPLFDPHLTLVGPLPYKLTASEAKRMFKAACEGFKAYPATVDQVSAGTSHFQCIYLSLRHTVEVMNAAGHFMAHFKPMTGKFYVPHMSILYGDLTDGEKKNALEKAYALDPSLDGLNFRINRVALWITDADVGSWVKIDEHNLIS